In Paroedura picta isolate Pp20150507F chromosome 12, Ppicta_v3.0, whole genome shotgun sequence, one DNA window encodes the following:
- the RNF224 gene encoding RING finger protein 224, translating to MQQQPERVSQVPEAESNEMAELGPEAQTLIPSRSNHKIDCIICYCSYDLSTHLPRRLYCGHTFCQTCIRRLNVVANEQWWIPCPQCRQNTPTPRGGVTMLDLDLTAFLAVKSEKEHPRVIGKIESEQVSKVPAKEKPITQQPTGLCQETLPQPYFPRNNCCGHCLCCVTTAAFQG from the exons ATGCAACAGCAGCCGGAAAG GGTATCTCAAGTTCCAGAGGCTGAAAGCAATGAGATGGCAGAATTGGGGCCAGAGGCCCAGACCCTCATCCCGAGCCGCAGTAATCATAAAATCGATTGTATCATCTGCTATTGCTCCTATGATCTGTCGACCCACCTGCCTCGCCGTCTCTACTGTGGCCACACTTTCTGTCAGACCTGCATCAGGCGCCTTAACGTGGTGGCTAATGAGCAATGGTGGATTCCGTGTCCACAGTGCCGCCAAAACACACCCACCCCTCGTGGAGGAGTGACCATGCTTGACTTGGACTTGACAGCCTTCCTAGCGGTCAAGTCTGAGAAGGAGCATCCTCGGGTGATCGGAAAGATCGAATCTGAGCAGGTCTCGAAAGTACCTGCCAAGGAGAAGCCAATTACGCAGCAGCCCACTGGTCTTTGCCAGGAGACACTGCCGCAGCCATATTTTCCACGGAATAACTGCTGTGGCCACTGTCTTTGCTGTGTCACCACAGCTGCTTTTCAGGGCTGA